The DNA region GTCCACCGTGCACATGATCGATTTCGAGAACCCGAGATTGCCCACCGTCGCTTGGCAAGAGACGGTCACCACCTACGACATCATCGACGATCCGACGCAAGTCCGCGATTTGACACTGACCTACAGTGACACATTCGGGCAAGCTTTAGACGAGCGGCAATCATTAGAGATGATCCGCCATTACGCCAGGGACCTAGATTGAACGGCGCCACATTCTCCTCGACAACGAAGTCATCGGGAGACTGGTTCAAAAGCAGCTATTCGAACGCGACCGGCAGCTGCGTGGAAGTAAAGCTTTCGAGTCATTCTGTATCGCTGCGCGACAGCAAAGATCGCTCGGCGAACCCGCCGGCGATCACCTTCAGCCCGGCGAGCTGGAACGCCTTCTTGAACTCGCTCAAATGAACTTCACGGCACAACCGCTGCCGATTCGCGGCAGCCGGGACGCTCTGCGCGACATGGCGAGATGATTCAAGCCGCCGTCAGCGCGTTGAACGACTGAGGCCGACGTGGACGCGGGCGGGCAGG from Amycolatopsis sp. EV170708-02-1 includes:
- a CDS encoding DUF397 domain-containing protein; the encoded protein is MEVKLSSHSVSLRDSKDRSANPPAITFSPASWNAFLNSLK